TAGAGGTTCGCCATAGCCCACATTCCGTACTCCACTACCCACCCCAGCCCACATTTCGCCCCTCGACAACTCCCCGAAAGCGGAAGGAAACAGTTAATACTTCTGTCTGTTATGCGCTTACTTCCTGTCTCCATTAAAAGTCATTCTTTTGGATAATCCTTTTGGCAACATTATGGCAAGTATTAAAAAGTTTTTTGCACTAGCCAGGGGGACGCCATGCTCCATGCTCCTCCCTGGCATGCCCCCACCGGTGGGGCGGTCTTATTACCTAGCAAAAGTTTGTGGAGATTCTTCTGCTGTTGTGGCTTGGATCTGGATTTGTTGTCCTATGTTGTGTGTGCTTTGGTTGGGACTGGCATGGCATGGGATTCGAATGGTAGATGGTGGATGCTGGCTTCGCTTCCTCTGCTGGCTAGCTGGCGGGCATTCCATTCATACGTGGCCATGTTTTTGCTTTAGCTCTATTGCTCTATAGctctgtgtctgtgcctgtggctgtggctgccgtCCGCATGATAACCATAAATATTTCGTGTAATAGAAAATGTTTTGTAAGAGCTTTGCTCTTGCCATTTTTTATGCCCGCTCTCGGTttagttttcttctctcttctTTTCTGACTTCATTACTCGCAGAAAATTCCATGTGGAAAAGTTTTAATCGAAAAAGAAAGCGTGCGTCCACCCACCCTGCGCCAGATTATGGCATTAGCTGCTACTAATGGTGAATATTCAATTCGGAGAAATAGTTGCCTTGGACGTTGCCTGCGAGCATTTATCATCATCAGCCGCCCGGCTGGAGGCATATTGAAATCGGGGGCATATCCCGCCTCCATCCCCCCCAGCAAATGAATATTAACGGCTTAGCTGTGGGTCCATCTTCTAACTCtcgctcctgctcctgccctGCTCGTCTGTTACCTTGTTTGGGCATAGGATGGAGATGGTGGGGAATTATTCAAATTTCGACAAAAAGGTGCAGGCTAAAGCACGAAACGTGTTTGGCATCGGCAAAATCCTTTGAGCAAACAGAGGCAAAGGCTAAAATGACACCAGCGGCCATATTGTTACTTCCATGTTGTGTGTCCCATCCCCTGCTCCTTCCATCCATTAAAAGTATGCATGGCTGAATGCCGAATGTTCCTTTTATGCAAATCCCCCGATAGGAACACCACCGATGATGACTGCGAGGCGTTTGCTGTCGTCTTATTGCCAGGTCTGCCTCTGGCAGCAACCAGCCTGCCATGAAAAATTGACACCTCATCGCTTTTCAATGGAGAAGGGAAAAAAAAGGCAGCAAGCAGCTCCATCCGTGTGTAAAAGTCTGCGGCTGATTGAACTGTGTCCGGCTCCATGGGGCAGTGGGGCTCCCTGGGGAGCTAATCGCTTTGTTGGTGGCTCCTGATGGACAGCCTTCCAAGGGGAGAGTTTTCTTTCTGGTCACATAATCTACCGCAGCAATCACCTGATGGGTAGACGATTGAGCAGGTCAACAGATGTCGGGAGCTTTTCCAATCAGCTGATCGGGGATTCTCCATCTGCCTCTGCATCGGCGATCTCCAACGGAACGAAAAGAGAGCTTCTCCCCTCAGTTGCCGTGGAATTGCCGACGGGTGCGTTTCAAGTGAAAAGCGAACACGAAATATTCCGGAAATAGCTCTGCAAGCCGCAAGAAAATTCCAGAGGAAAAGCTCTCGTGAAAAGGAATGTGGACGCACCGCATAGTTCTGCTCTGCTGCATGTGGAGTGCATTTTTCGTGTGCGACAGCCTGCAGCAACAAATCAACATTGGTAAGAGATAGCCATCGCACTGGGGGATGATGGAAATCCTTTTTAGAGAGCACTTCTTCCGGCAGGTGCCTTCTTCTACGACGATGAACTGGAGCTGGAGAAGGAGTTCATGGCGGTGGTGAGTGCCATCAATGGTCCAGAGTCGGAGCAGACCTTCCGTTTGTATCCACTGATAAAACGCCTGAAGCCCGAGGATGGGAGTGTGACAATGCAGGAGCAGGGTGAGTGAATCTACACGGGAACCATGTGGAATATTCGCATTCTATTCGAGTGAATTTTCAATTTCGATTTCGCTTTCAGCTTGCGATCTCATAGATAATGGTGTCGCGGCTATTTTCGGACCAAGTTCAAAGGCGGTGAGCGGTAAGCATTCCAGGGAGGGACGCAGATCTTGTGTAGAAGATGAAAGCAAAATAGAACACCGAAGACCGAAAGCTTCTCGACGAATCTGTGGCACCAGCGAATGGGGGAAAGCGTTCGCATCTGTTCGATTTGTTTGACAACAGAGAGAGATACAGTCCATCTAAAAAtccatctctctcttttttttccgTAGATATCGTTGCGTTGGTCTGCAACAACACGGGTATACCCCACATCGAGTTCGATGTGGCCGACGAGGAGCATGTGGCAGAGAGACCCAACCATCAGATGACCCTTAACCTGTATCCCTCGCAGGTGATACTGTCCAAGGCCTATGCGGACATTGTGCAGAACTTTGGCTGGCGCAAGTTCACTATTGTCTACGATTCGAGTGACGGTACGTACAGTATGACTTTTATGGATTGctctttttattttattaatcACAATACTTGGATCCTCCAGTGAAGGCTTCTGCTCGCTTGCAGGATCTACTGCAGCTACGGGAAGTCCACAATGATGTGGTGCGCGTACGAAAGTTCCAGCAGGACGACGATTACCGCGTCATGTGGAAAAGCATCAGGGGCGAACGACGCGTGGTACTCGACTGTCCTCCTGGGATGCTGGTGGAGCTACTAAATGCTTCCTCCGAGTTTGGTCTGACGGGGCAATTCAATGTAAGTACCTTTAGATGTGCTTGCTTATTGATTGACCTCGCATCCTTGCAGCACATATTCCTTACCAATCTGGAGACATACACGGATCATCTGGAAGAGCTCTCCGCGGCAAACGAATCCTTTGCGGTGAACATAACCGCCGCGCGACTGCTGCTTACTCCAGAACCACCATCCGTGAGTCCATTATCCTCTATTGGATGGCCCTTTCTTCAGAGTTCGGTTCCCTTCCAGTACTCCCTGCCTTATGGCTACGTTACGCAGCGAGACAATGTCGTCTTTGAGACGAATGATTCCCCCCGCACTCTCCTCCACGACCTGATCCACGATGCACTGCAGCTGTTCTCGCAGTCGTGGCGGAATGCCAGCTACTTCTACCCCGACCGGATGGGGGTACCTCGGATGAGCTGCGACTTTGCGGCCGCCGGAGGTCGCACCTGGCAAATGGGCCGCTACCTGATGCGCCTGATGAAGGGGGTAAGTGTCTGTAATCAGAGCCGCACCGATGGCCCAGAACACTTGGCAATCTCTGAGGTATCTTCCGGCAGACTTCCGGCATGAACAACACCAACTTTCGCACCACCAGCCTTCAGTTTGACGACGAGGGACAGCGGATAACCTTCAACATCGAGGTGTACGATCCCCTGGACGGCATCGGAATCGCCGTGTGGGACCCGCGGGGGCAGATAACGCAGCGCAATGTGGATGCCAAGGTGCAGAAGAAGATTATCTACCGCGTGGCCACTCGCATTGGACCACCCTACTTCTCGTACAACGAAACGGCGGTGGAGCTGAATCTCACGGGCAATGCCATCTACCAGGGCTATGCAGTGGACCTGATTGGTGCCATCGCCGAGGAGGTGGGCTTCGAGTACCAGTTTGTGCCGGTGGCTGATCAGCAGTACGGAAAGCAGGACAAGGACACGAAACAGTGGAACGGCATCATCGGAGAGATCATCAATAATGTGAGTTCAATCGCTGCCTATTTGCAATGCTCAAAGATGACTTCCTCCCCAGGACGCTCACATGGGCATCTGTGACCTGACCATCACTCAGGCTCGGAGAACCGCAGTGGACTTCACGGTGCCCTTCATGCAGCTTGGAGTCAGCATCCTCGCGTACAAGAGTCCCCACAAGGTGAAAGCCTTGGATGCCTATCTGCAACCTTTTGGGGGCGAGGTGTGGATCTGGATACTGATATCGGTGTTCGTGATGACCTTCCTGAAAGCCATCATGGCGCGCATTGCGAAGACGGAGTGGGAGAATCCGCATCCCTGCAACCGGGACCCGGAAGTGCTCGAGAATCAGTGGCATCTGCACAACACCTTCTGGCTGACGGTGGCCTCCATCATGACAGCTGGGTGCGACATCCTGCCGAGAAGTCCACAGGTGCGGATGTTCGAGGCCACGTGGTGGATCTTTGCTATCATCATAGCCAACTCCTATACCGCCAATCTGGCCGCCTTCCTCACCAGCTCCAAGATGGAGGGGAGCATCGCCAATCTGAAGGATCTGAGCGGCCAGAAGGAGGTGCATTTCGGAACCATCTACGGAGGAAGCACCTACAACCTCCTGGCCGACTCCAACGAGACCACCTACCGCCTGGCCTTTAACCTTATGAACAATGACGATCCCTCGGCCTACACCAAGGACAATGCCGAAGGCGTGGATCGGGTGCAGAAGAACCGCGGCGACTACATGTTCCTCATGGAGACGACGACCCTGGAGTACCATCGCGAGCAGCACTGCGACCTGCGCTCCGTCGGAGAGAAATTCGGGGAGAAGCACTACGCCATAGCAGTGCCCTTTGGGGCCGAGTACCGCTCCAACCTCAGCGTGGCCATCCTCCACCTGAGTGAGCGCGGGCAGCTCTACGACTTGAAGCAGAAGTGGTGGAAAAACCCGAATGCCTCCTGCTTCGAAGAGCCCGATCCGGATGCCACACCCGACATGACATTCGAGGAGCTGCGTGGGATATTCTACACCCTGTACATTGGCCTCCTGATAGCCTTCCTTATCGGCATCACCGAGTTCCTTGTCTACGTGCAGCAGGTGGCACTCGAGGAGCGGGTGAGTAGTAGTATTCCCTCTATTCCCTTCTGTCTGTCTCACTTGCTCCGTCCACAGCTCACATTCAAGGTGGCATTCAAGAAGGAGATTAGGTTCGTGCTCTGCGTGTGGAACAACAAGAAGCCCATCACAGCCGGCACTCCCGTCTCCAGTTTGCGAACCACGCCACGTCCCTCCCTGGAGAAATCCCTGGAACGCACACCAAAGTCAGGCAGGCGCATTGTCCTTGGCCGCTCCTCGGAGGAGATGTGTGAACTCCCGACGGGCggatcctcctcctcctcctcgaaCACCCGGAACACGAATAAGAAGATgagccaacagcaacagcaacaggagGCGCGCCTCTGAAGTTTCGAGTTCTGTTTTTTGCAATAAAAACTGTGCCCATCATTTGCTCCGTAATCAATTTTGAGCTTCTTTAAGCTTGAAATTACTTCGTCCTGGATGTGACTTTGGTCCTGGGGCAACGGGAGATGTCGATGCTGGATGCTGGAAGTTAATACACGGCTGGAtggccactgccactgccactgccactgtccCTGCCATAACCCTTGCCCCCAACTTTATTCGAGCGTCATTCCCGTTTATTGTTGCCACAGTGGAGCTGCCAGGAAGTGGGTTGCCTCATCGGCTGCCGTCTCAGCTTGTCAATTGCGTTATTGGAGCTTATTGACATTTTATATCCCAGCAACCGACGACGCCTCCCCAACGCGAAAATTATTTAAGCAGCTGCAGGCGAGATGATACTGCAAGGATGAGCAGACGGCAGGATCTCCTGCTGGGTGATTGCAGAG
The sequence above is a segment of the Drosophila miranda strain MSH22 chromosome 4, D.miranda_PacBio2.1, whole genome shotgun sequence genome. Coding sequences within it:
- the LOC108164259 gene encoding glutamate receptor ionotropic, kainate 2 yields the protein MWTHRIVLLCCMWSAFFVCDSLQQQINIGAFFYDDELELEKEFMAVVSAINGPESEQTFRLYPLIKRLKPEDGSVTMQEQACDLIDNGVAAIFGPSSKAVSDIVALVCNNTGIPHIEFDVADEEHVAERPNHQMTLNLYPSQVILSKAYADIVQNFGWRKFTIVYDSSDVKASARLQDLLQLREVHNDVVRVRKFQQDDDYRVMWKSIRGERRVVLDCPPGMLVELLNASSEFGLTGQFNHIFLTNLETYTDHLEELSAANESFAVNITAARLLLTPEPPSYSLPYGYVTQRDNVVFETNDSPRTLLHDLIHDALQLFSQSWRNASYFYPDRMGVPRMSCDFAAAGGRTWQMGRYLMRLMKGTSGMNNTNFRTTSLQFDDEGQRITFNIEVYDPLDGIGIAVWDPRGQITQRNVDAKVQKKIIYRVATRIGPPYFSYNETAVELNLTGNAIYQGYAVDLIGAIAEEVGFEYQFVPVADQQYGKQDKDTKQWNGIIGEIINNDAHMGICDLTITQARRTAVDFTVPFMQLGVSILAYKSPHKVKALDAYLQPFGGEVWIWILISVFVMTFLKAIMARIAKTEWENPHPCNRDPEVLENQWHLHNTFWLTVASIMTAGCDILPRSPQVRMFEATWWIFAIIIANSYTANLAAFLTSSKMEGSIANLKDLSGQKEVHFGTIYGGSTYNLLADSNETTYRLAFNLMNNDDPSAYTKDNAEGVDRVQKNRGDYMFLMETTTLEYHREQHCDLRSVGEKFGEKHYAIAVPFGAEYRSNLSVAILHLSERGQLYDLKQKWWKNPNASCFEEPDPDATPDMTFEELRGIFYTLYIGLLIAFLIGITEFLVYVQQVALEERLTFKVAFKKEIRFVLCVWNNKKPITAGTPVSSLRTTPRPSLEKSLERTPKSGRRIVLGRSSEEMCELPTGGSSSSSSNTRNTNKKMSQQQQQQEARL